The nucleotide window ATCCACCTGGTAATCGACGGCAGGCAAGTGCCGACCATCAAGGGACACCGACCGCAGATCAAGCTCTCGGCCGTCCAGTACCAGGGTGGCTGAAGGTTGATTGGAATTTGGATTCCGGCGGATCATCATTTTGGCGGTCACCACGGTATTTTCTTCGGCCAGATCAAAAGTCAAATCCACCTGGTCAATGATGAAAACCGGTGGCTGGTAGTCCTGCCGGTAGATGGTTTTTGGGCTAAGGTCTGTCGTCATGGTTGTCAATCTCCAATAAATAGGTATTATGTGCCCATACTCAGGGCGTTTTGATCAGCTGGACCGCAGCCAGGGACACCATGCTCATGGCTGCACCGGCGATGAAGACCAGACGGTAGTCGACCATCCAGATAAGTCCGCCGAGGGCCGGCAGCACCACGGCGGCCAGGTGATTAATGGTAAAACCCACCGCCATGCTGGGGGCAATATCCCGAGGCGCGCCGATTTTCTGAAAATAAGTACGGATGGCAATGGCAAAATTAAAAAAAATATGATCCAGGATATAAAGTCCGGCAGCCAGCAACTTGCTCTGCACCAGGGCGTAGCCGATAAAAATCAGTACAAGGCTGGCATATTCAAGCGAAAGCACTTTTCTTTCGCCAAAGCTGATGATGGCCCTGGCAATCAGGGGACTGAGATAAAAATTGATGATATTATTGATCAGAAAAAGAATCGCCACTTCGCGCAGAGAGAAATGGAAAACTTTCACCAGCAGGAAAACCGCAAAAGCAATGAAAATCTGCCGACGGGCACCGGCCATAAAGGTTAAAAAATAAAAAAGCCAGTATTTCTGCCGCAGGATCATCTTTTTATGCTGCACTGGCAAAGTTTCATCAACCGGCTTCCGGGAAAACCCCCAGAGCGCCACCGCGGCAAGCAAAATACCGATCAACAGGTAAAGCTGTTTATAGCTGAAAAAGGGCTGGGCAAGATAAATGAAAACCCCGACGGCAATATTGGCCAGGGCGGCATAGCGGCGTTGGCGGCCGAAAACCAGGGGGGATCTGGTTTTATCAAAATACTGCAGGGTCAAAGACTGATTGGTGGTTTCGTAATAGTGAAACCCGGAGCTCATAATCAGGGTGGTGATGATAATGCCGCTGTAGGTCGGCAGGCAACCGGTAAGCGCTACCCCCAGCCCCAGGA belongs to Pseudomonadota bacterium and includes:
- a CDS encoding MFS transporter; the encoded protein is MKTVSAKPMYRYLIVLTIASAVGLQAWRTLFNNFAVETVGLNGAQVGIIQSVREIPGFLALLTVYFILIIKEHHLSALSILFLGLGVALTGCLPTYSGIIITTLIMSSGFHYYETTNQSLTLQYFDKTRSPLVFGRQRRYAALANIAVGVFIYLAQPFFSYKQLYLLIGILLAAVALWGFSRKPVDETLPVQHKKMILRQKYWLFYFLTFMAGARRQIFIAFAVFLLVKVFHFSLREVAILFLINNIINFYLSPLIARAIISFGERKVLSLEYASLVLIFIGYALVQSKLLAAGLYILDHIFFNFAIAIRTYFQKIGAPRDIAPSMAVGFTINHLAAVVLPALGGLIWMVDYRLVFIAGAAMSMVSLAAVQLIKTP